A segment of the Fibrobacter succinogenes subsp. succinogenes S85 genome:
GTTGAGTTCCGGCTTGAGGGCGCGGAGTTCGCGAATCTTGTCGAGGCAGTAAGGAATGAGGCTCTGACCGCCGAAACCCGGGTTCACAGACATAATGAGTACCATATCCACGATGTCGAGCACGTACTTGATGCTTTCGAGCGGAGTGGCCGGATTGATGGCGACTGCGGGCTTGACGCCGAGTTCTGCAATCTGGTGCAGCAAGCGGTCAAGATGGTTCGTGGTTTCAGCGTGTACGCTGATGATGCTTGCGCCAGCCTTAGCAAATTCGCCCACGTAGTTTTCCGGATTTTCGATCATCAAATGGCAATCGAGCGGAAGCTTGGTTCCCTTCTTGACGCAGGCAGAAATGCCCGGGCCAAAGCTGATGTTTGGAACAAAGTGTCCATCCATGATGTCCAGGTGAACGAGGCCTGCGCCTCCGTTTTCGATGGCTTTGAGACCATTGCCAAGTTCGAGGAAGTTTGCGTTCAAGACGCTGGGAGCGATGATTTGTTTAAGCATATTTCAAATATAGCAAAATAAAATTTTTTTTACTAAATTTAGGACACTAAGAAATAAGAGGAGATTATTATGTCCAAGAATTCTAAAACTGTGGTTGCAAAACCCGTAAAAAAAGTTGCGACGAAGGCTGCGGCAAAACCCGCTGCAGAAAAGTCCGCCGCAAAAACCGTGAAGGCTCCTGCCAAGAAGGCCGCTCCGAAGGCTGAAAAGCCGGCTAAGGCTCCTGCTAAGGTTGCAAAGGCTGCAAAAGTTGAAGCCCCGAAAGCTGAAGTGAAGGTCGCCAAGGCCCCGAAGGCTGCTGCCCCGAAGAAGGTCGCTGTCGAATTCGTTGCCGATTGCCCGCTTGCAACAACCGTCTCTGTTGCTGGTACGTTCAACAACTGGACTGTCGATGCCGACATGCTCAAGAAGGACAAGAAGACGGGTCTTTGGGTTGCAAAGATTTCCCTCGTTCCGGGCGACTACGAATACAAGTTTGTCTGTGACGGTGTGAACTGGGACGCAGGCGACAACAAGATCAAGCACGTATAATTGCTCTGATTGAAAAACTATTGAAAATGCGCCGGGCATAACGCTCGGCGTTTTTTTTCATTTTGTGTAAAATAGTAAACTAGTGAAAAACGAAAATATTGTTATAATTCTAAATTCTAAGTTCTAAGTTCTAAGTTCTAAGTTCTATTTTTCTAAATTTGCCCCCGTATGAAATATTCCATCCCTGATTCAGTGCTTTTGAAAGCGGCCAGTGAATACGGCACCCCGCTTTGGATTTATGACCGTGCGACGATTGAACGTGCTGTAAAGGACGTGCAGGTTTTTGACACTGTGCGCTTTGCTCAAAAGGCATGCCCGAACCTCTCTGTGGTTTCGCTCATCCGCAAGCTTGGCTGCGTTGTCGACGCCGTCTCCGCTGGTGAAATTGTGCGCGCCCTCAAGGCCGGCTTCAAGGGTGGACAGCAGAAGGGCAAGGTTCCTGAAATTGTCTATACAGCCGATATCTTCGACCGCGATGCACTCGAACTCGTGAAGAAGTACGATATCGCCGTGAACGTGGGCTCTCCGGACATGATCCAGCAGCTCGCTGATTTTGGCGTGAAGTCTGAACTCACCATCCGCGTGAATCCGGGCTTTGGCCATGGTCACTCCCGCAAGACGAATACCGGTGGCGATCTTTCCAAGCACGGCATTTGGCACGAACAGATTAAGGACTGCATCAAGCTCGCCCAGAGCAACGGCATGTGGATTACCGGTTTGCATATGCACATCGGTTCCGGCACGGATTTTGAACACTTGGCCCAGGTTTGCGATGCCATGGTGGACGCTAGCCGTCACCTCGGTTCTCACCTCCGCACGATTAGCGCTGGTGGTGGCCTCCCGATTCCGTATCACGAAGAAGAAAAGGGCAACCGCATTGACGTGAAGGCTTACTATGATTTGTGGGACAACGCCCGCAAGCGTATCCAGCAGAGCATTGGTCATGATGTCCATCTCGAAGTGGAACCGGGCCGTTATCTTGTTGCAGAAAGCGGCTACCTCGTTGCGGAAATCCGCGCTGTGAAGAAGCAGGGAAGTAATTTGTTCTACTTGCTCGACGCGGGCTTTACCGATCTCGTTCGCCCGAGCTTCTACGGTAGCTATCATGCTATTTCTGTGGTTGCCCGTGACGGTCGTGAACTGAACGAAACTGTTGACGCTGTTGTGGCTGGCCCGCTTTGCGAATCCGGGGACGTGTTCACGCAGGAAGAAGGTGGCTTTGTCGTGACGCGCAAGCTCCCGAAGGCTCAGGTGGGTGACCTCTTGATTCTCCATGATGCTGGTGCTTACGGTGCCGCCATGAGCAGCAACTACAATAGCCGTCGCTACGCTGCTGAAACGATGTACACGAAGGGTGAAATCAAGCTCGTTCGTGAACGCCAGACTTTCGAACAGCTTTTGCAGAACGATCGCATTATCGAACTGTAAGCGATTGCCGTTCCTGACGCTTTATATAGCCGCCCCGCACACTGTTGCGGGGTTGCTTTTTTTATAGGCGTTTTATAGTATATTTAAAATGCGATAATTTATGAATATTTGGCCTAAACTCAACTTGACTTGTGCGAAATTTTCTTTGGTCGTTGAACGTCCAGAGGAGTTTATGTGGTTCCCCGAGGCGGTGCTGCGAGGTGCTTTAGGGTATTTTTGGCATGCCGAGGGCCTACGATTTGTTCGTCTATATGATCTTTTCTTTGGTGCTACCGAGCAGGCGGAACTTGAACGAATTGCAACGCCTCCGGTGGGTGCCTTGCTGAACTGCAATCATTGCGGCGAGAATCGTTTTGAATTGAATGCTATTTTGTTTGGAAAATGCGAAGAGCAAGTCCCTCTTTTGCTTGAATCACTCCATATCTTGGGGCATGAGGGTGTCGGCGAAAGGTATGTACGTTTTTTTGTCGATGGACTGCCGAGGTTTAAAACAAATGAAATATGCAATTGCGTGTGTGATGATCCTGTCGATGGCCGTATTTTGCCGTTGTCGTTTTCCCCTGAACATGGCGTGTGCCTTGATATAGTGCGCCCTATGACGCTTCGCGCCTTGGGCGGTAAGTTTTTGATGGAATGGGATACGGGGGCGTTCTTCCGTAATTTGGTTCAGCGTCTGAGGCTGCTTTCGCAATTTTATGGAGAGCCGCTCCCTCCTGATTGGGGTGAAAATGTGCTAGAAGATGTTGCTCAAATCGTTGCTAGTTCTGATACTCGGATAGTACATCGTGCGCGTCGGAGTACGCGACAAAATGCAAGGCTGGATTACTCGGGATTTACGGGGTCGGTGGTGCTCCGCCGTGTGTCCGCCGACTTGTTTGGGTTGTTGCGCATGGGTCGCCTGGTTGGTGTTGGAAAAAATACCGTGATGGGTAGCGGGCGCTATTTGGTGTCGCTGCTTTAAATTTGTTCTCTTTTTTTGGTTGACGATATCTCCTTGGATAAGGATATAATTATTGGCGATTAAAGAAACTTTTAAACAAGGAGAACAAAATGAATCAGGTTAAAAAAGTGATTGCTTACGTTGCCGCTACAGCTGAAGCCGCCAAGGTCCTCGTTGATGTGTATGAAAAATACAGGGCCAACGTTAAGGAAATTAAGGATAATTCCTGTTCCGGTCCGACGGTAGACGCCTAATCCCCCAAAATTCAACCCCAAAAAAAGGAAATACAATATGAACCAGCTTAAAGGAATCATCACCATCGTCTCTGCTGTGGTTACTATCGTGAGTACCATTCAAAAAATGACCACGAAAAGTGCTCCCCGCGTATAGAGCAAGTTTAACCTTCAACCTGCCCGCTTTTTAGCGGGCCTTTTGTGCTTTTTATATATTTCAAAAAAATCTCGGCGAAAAATCGCTATCTGAAAGGAGAAGTTTTATGGCATACTGGAATGTTGGAATTGATGAATCGGGGGTGTTTACTTATTACAATACTAAGGGGAAACATTCTTTTGTCTGCGCTGCAATTACGCAGGAATCGCCTGATTCGCTTGAAGAGAAGTTTGCAAATCTCTTCTATATGATGAAGGGAAGGGAACATAGAAATGATTGGGAACTCCTGAGTTATTTCCATGCCATGGAACGTTCTAATGACGATAATAACACGATTTTTAGCAACTTGAAAAATAGTGTTTATAAGGCTGTCGTCTCAAAAGGTC
Coding sequences within it:
- the rpe gene encoding ribulose-phosphate 3-epimerase, producing MLKQIIAPSVLNANFLELGNGLKAIENGGAGLVHLDIMDGHFVPNISFGPGISACVKKGTKLPLDCHLMIENPENYVGEFAKAGASIISVHAETTNHLDRLLHQIAELGVKPAVAINPATPLESIKYVLDIVDMVLIMSVNPGFGGQSLIPYCLDKIRELRALKPELNIQIDGGVKLDNILACKEAGANIFVVGSAIFGKPDPEAVCREFVAKVNG
- a CDS encoding glycogen-binding domain-containing protein yields the protein MSKNSKTVVAKPVKKVATKAAAKPAAEKSAAKTVKAPAKKAAPKAEKPAKAPAKVAKAAKVEAPKAEVKVAKAPKAAAPKKVAVEFVADCPLATTVSVAGTFNNWTVDADMLKKDKKTGLWVAKISLVPGDYEYKFVCDGVNWDAGDNKIKHV
- the lysA gene encoding diaminopimelate decarboxylase, translating into MKYSIPDSVLLKAASEYGTPLWIYDRATIERAVKDVQVFDTVRFAQKACPNLSVVSLIRKLGCVVDAVSAGEIVRALKAGFKGGQQKGKVPEIVYTADIFDRDALELVKKYDIAVNVGSPDMIQQLADFGVKSELTIRVNPGFGHGHSRKTNTGGDLSKHGIWHEQIKDCIKLAQSNGMWITGLHMHIGSGTDFEHLAQVCDAMVDASRHLGSHLRTISAGGGLPIPYHEEEKGNRIDVKAYYDLWDNARKRIQQSIGHDVHLEVEPGRYLVAESGYLVAEIRAVKKQGSNLFYLLDAGFTDLVRPSFYGSYHAISVVARDGRELNETVDAVVAGPLCESGDVFTQEEGGFVVTRKLPKAQVGDLLILHDAGAYGAAMSSNYNSRRYAAETMYTKGEIKLVRERQTFEQLLQNDRIIEL
- the cas6 gene encoding CRISPR system precrRNA processing endoribonuclease RAMP protein Cas6, producing the protein MNIWPKLNLTCAKFSLVVERPEEFMWFPEAVLRGALGYFWHAEGLRFVRLYDLFFGATEQAELERIATPPVGALLNCNHCGENRFELNAILFGKCEEQVPLLLESLHILGHEGVGERYVRFFVDGLPRFKTNEICNCVCDDPVDGRILPLSFSPEHGVCLDIVRPMTLRALGGKFLMEWDTGAFFRNLVQRLRLLSQFYGEPLPPDWGENVLEDVAQIVASSDTRIVHRARRSTRQNARLDYSGFTGSVVLRRVSADLFGLLRMGRLVGVGKNTVMGSGRYLVSLL